In Aridibaculum aurantiacum, the following proteins share a genomic window:
- the hemN gene encoding oxygen-independent coproporphyrinogen III oxidase translates to MNIDVSLLQKYNQPVPRYTSYPTVPHWDAGIDVPNWKELVRQQFQIKNSNEGISLYIHLPFCESLCTYCGCNKKITTNHSVEDVYLQAVLDEWKLYLELMPAKPVVKELHLGGGTPTFFSPANLDKLVSTILNDCIIHPAREFSVEGHPNNTTKEHLETLYNLNFRRISYGVQDNDPTVQKVINRIQPFENLVQATTLARATGFNSVNFDLIYGLPFQTLESIQRTVEQCVTLQPDRIAFYSYAHVPWNSRGQRLFSEKDLPPADLKLQLYLRGKELFTNNGYHDIGMDHFALPHDDLYLASVEGKLHRNFMGYTTQAGGLLIGLGVSSISDIGIAYAQNEKSLKEYYLAIDDKALAVHRGYVLTEEDRAFKSYILNIICRGTTTFAEEHLPLLREYAFPELALLREDGLVEFDELGLQLTSKGKNFVRNICKAFDLHLARYKHEGSSPMFSKAI, encoded by the coding sequence ATGAATATTGATGTATCGTTACTGCAGAAATATAATCAACCCGTACCGCGCTATACAAGCTATCCTACTGTTCCACATTGGGATGCTGGTATAGATGTGCCTAATTGGAAGGAATTGGTTCGGCAACAATTTCAAATAAAAAACTCTAATGAAGGAATTAGTCTTTATATCCACCTTCCGTTTTGCGAGTCGCTGTGTACCTACTGTGGCTGCAATAAAAAGATCACGACGAATCATAGTGTAGAAGATGTATACCTACAGGCGGTACTAGATGAATGGAAACTTTACCTGGAACTGATGCCAGCTAAGCCGGTGGTAAAAGAACTGCATTTAGGAGGCGGTACACCTACCTTTTTTTCTCCTGCTAATCTTGATAAACTGGTGAGCACCATCCTGAATGATTGCATCATTCACCCGGCAAGGGAATTCAGTGTAGAAGGTCATCCGAATAATACAACCAAAGAACACCTGGAAACGCTGTACAATCTTAACTTTAGAAGAATAAGCTATGGTGTTCAGGACAATGATCCTACTGTTCAGAAGGTCATCAACCGCATTCAGCCTTTTGAGAACCTGGTACAAGCAACTACATTGGCAAGGGCTACAGGTTTTAATTCTGTCAACTTCGATCTTATATACGGGCTGCCATTCCAAACCTTAGAGAGCATACAAAGAACCGTTGAACAATGCGTGACGCTACAGCCTGATCGAATCGCTTTTTATAGTTACGCCCATGTGCCATGGAACAGTCGCGGCCAGCGTTTGTTCAGCGAAAAAGATCTGCCTCCTGCCGATCTTAAATTGCAACTATACCTGCGCGGCAAAGAACTCTTTACGAACAATGGTTACCACGACATCGGCATGGATCATTTTGCACTTCCACATGATGACCTGTATCTAGCATCAGTAGAAGGTAAACTGCATCGAAATTTTATGGGCTATACCACACAGGCAGGTGGACTTTTGATTGGCTTAGGCGTTTCATCCATTAGCGATATAGGCATTGCTTATGCCCAAAATGAAAAGTCGTTAAAAGAATATTATTTAGCAATTGATGATAAAGCCCTGGCTGTACATCGAGGCTATGTTTTAACTGAAGAAGATAGAGCCTTTAAAAGCTATATCCTTAATATTATCTGTCGCGGAACAACAACTTTTGCTGAAGAACATCTGCCGTTGCTAAGAGAATATGCTTTTCCTGAACTGGCTTTATTACGTGAAGATGGATTAGTAGAGTTTGACGAACTGGGCCTACAGTTGACTTCTAAAGGAAAAAACTTTGTCCGTAACATTTGCAAGGCTTTTGACTTGCACCTTGCACGCTACAAGCATGAAGGAAGTTCTCCTATGTTTAGTAAGGCTATATGA
- a CDS encoding CopD family protein gives MLYIKALHIIFIVTWFAGLFYMPRLFIYNTEAQEREAPIRDALQEQFGIMMKRLWYGITWPSAILTLIFGPWVMYELGYFESVPSWLWIKLAFVLGLYLYHYSIHRIFLQHTKGLLKYSSQQLRVWNEVATIFLIAIVMLVVVKQNLSVVWGLVGLILFIALLMCAIKIYKALRQKK, from the coding sequence ATGTTATACATAAAAGCGCTCCATATCATCTTTATTGTAACCTGGTTCGCCGGCTTATTTTATATGCCGCGATTGTTTATTTACAACACAGAAGCGCAGGAAAGAGAAGCGCCTATACGTGATGCATTGCAAGAACAATTTGGCATAATGATGAAGCGGCTTTGGTATGGTATCACATGGCCCTCTGCAATTCTTACTTTAATCTTTGGTCCCTGGGTGATGTACGAATTAGGTTACTTCGAATCTGTTCCTTCATGGCTTTGGATAAAGCTTGCTTTCGTACTGGGTTTGTACCTCTACCATTATTCGATTCACCGCATTTTTTTGCAGCACACCAAAGGCTTGCTTAAGTATTCATCGCAGCAGCTGCGTGTATGGAATGAAGTGGCCACAATTTTTCTAATAGCAATTGTAATGCTGGTAGTGGTAAAGCAAAACCTGAGTGTTGTTTGGGGACTCGTTGGTTTGATCCTTTTCATTGCGTTACTCATGTGTGCCATTAAGATCTATAAAGCTCTTAGGCAAAAGAAGTAA
- a CDS encoding amidohydrolase gives MKYILGILLLVIFTGCSSTTEVDLVVHNAVVYTVDDSFSTAQAFAVSEGEIVEVGTNDDILGKYAAKEKIDAQGKAVYPGLIDAHAHFLGYGKSLFMVDLFGTKSWDEVVERVKKFADEHPEEKWIQGRGWDQNKWPGKAYPTNEKLNELFPGTPVVLTRVDGHAAIANQKALDTAGVVAGQALIGGEIETKNGKLTGVLIDNAVDLITAKIPAASIDDYVKWLSEAQKNLFATGLTTVADCGLMYNDVQVIDGLQKEGAIDVRLYVMLSDDTANYSRYLGKEPYKTDKMYVKGIKVYADGALGSRGACLLEEYADKKGWKGFLLKEKTYFDSLAQALVNTNYQMCTHAIGDSANREVLNIYNKVLNGTNDKRWRIEHAQVVNWNDFGLFGKSNIVPSVQPTHATSDMYWAEERLGKERITGAYAYKQLLKQNGWIPLGTDFPVEDISPFKTFLAAVVRKDEKGYPAKGFQTENALTREEAIKGMTIWAAKSCFLEKEIGSIEKGKKADFIILDKDLMKVDEKEILATKVLSTYLGGKKVL, from the coding sequence ATGAAATATATTCTAGGAATCTTATTGCTGGTAATTTTTACTGGATGCAGCAGTACAACCGAAGTAGACCTGGTAGTGCACAATGCAGTGGTGTATACAGTGGATGATAGTTTTTCTACAGCACAAGCTTTTGCTGTAAGTGAGGGTGAAATAGTGGAAGTAGGAACCAATGACGACATACTGGGCAAGTACGCAGCAAAAGAAAAAATTGATGCGCAGGGCAAAGCTGTTTATCCCGGGTTGATTGATGCCCATGCACACTTTTTAGGCTATGGAAAAAGCCTTTTCATGGTGGACCTGTTTGGTACCAAAAGCTGGGATGAAGTGGTGGAGCGTGTGAAGAAATTTGCTGATGAACATCCTGAAGAAAAGTGGATACAGGGACGTGGCTGGGACCAGAATAAGTGGCCAGGAAAAGCTTATCCTACCAATGAAAAGCTTAATGAACTTTTTCCTGGTACACCGGTAGTTCTTACCCGTGTGGATGGTCATGCGGCTATAGCTAACCAGAAAGCATTGGATACTGCAGGTGTGGTAGCTGGCCAGGCCCTTATAGGTGGCGAAATAGAAACAAAGAATGGAAAGCTGACAGGTGTACTTATAGATAATGCAGTTGATTTGATAACCGCCAAAATTCCTGCGGCCAGCATAGATGATTATGTGAAATGGCTGAGCGAAGCGCAAAAAAATCTCTTTGCTACAGGACTAACAACTGTAGCGGATTGCGGTCTCATGTACAACGATGTGCAGGTGATAGATGGTCTACAAAAAGAAGGTGCTATAGATGTACGGCTATACGTGATGCTGAGTGATGATACCGCCAACTATAGCCGCTACCTGGGCAAGGAGCCTTACAAGACGGATAAGATGTATGTAAAAGGAATAAAAGTATATGCAGATGGTGCATTGGGTAGCAGGGGTGCTTGTTTGCTGGAAGAATACGCCGATAAAAAAGGATGGAAAGGTTTCCTGCTAAAGGAGAAGACCTATTTTGATAGCCTGGCACAAGCACTTGTAAATACCAATTACCAGATGTGCACACATGCTATTGGCGATAGTGCCAATAGGGAAGTGCTGAACATTTACAACAAAGTTCTGAATGGCACCAACGACAAGCGGTGGAGAATAGAACATGCACAGGTTGTAAACTGGAACGACTTCGGGCTGTTTGGAAAATCAAATATTGTTCCTTCTGTACAGCCTACACATGCTACCAGCGATATGTATTGGGCCGAAGAAAGATTGGGTAAGGAGCGCATAACAGGAGCTTATGCCTATAAGCAGCTGCTTAAGCAAAACGGATGGATACCACTGGGTACTGATTTCCCGGTAGAAGATATAAGTCCTTTTAAAACCTTTCTTGCAGCTGTAGTACGTAAAGATGAAAAGGGTTATCCTGCCAAAGGATTTCAAACTGAAAATGCACTTACACGGGAGGAAGCAATAAAAGGAATGACTATTTGGGCAGCAAAATCTTGCTTCCTGGAGAAGGAAATAGGCAGTATAGAAAAAGGTAAAAAAGCTGATTTCATTATTTTGGATAAAGACCTGATGAAGGTGGATGAGAAGGAGATATTAGCTACCAAAGTTTTGTCCACTTACTTGGGTGGTAAGAAGGTGCTGTAA
- the hemH gene encoding ferrochelatase encodes MKRGIILMNLGSPDSTEVKDVRKYLMEFLMDARVIDSPFVFRSMLVGGIIVPFRAPKSAEAYKSIWTKDGSPLIVLTKQLQQALQQVVDEPVEIAMRYGNPTMKAAYDNLLKREPGLEEVIAIPMYPHYAMSSYETAVEHAKDVHAKHNYGFKLTVVKPYYNEENYINALAESIRPYLEQDYDQVLFSYHGVPEAHVKSGDITAKHCLKMYACCEVPSAAHKYCYRHHCFTTTKLVAEKLGIPKEKYTYSFQSRLGRAEWLKPYTAVRFEELPKEGVKKLLVACPAFISDCLETLEEIAEEGKETFLHAGGESFQMIPCLNVHPLWVQTLKNYISDIKSGSEKMVLQDTLETKTI; translated from the coding sequence TTGAAACGCGGAATAATATTGATGAACCTGGGTTCGCCTGATTCTACAGAGGTGAAAGATGTACGGAAGTACCTGATGGAGTTTTTAATGGATGCTCGTGTAATTGATTCTCCTTTTGTTTTTCGGTCGATGCTGGTAGGTGGCATCATTGTACCATTTCGTGCACCAAAATCAGCAGAGGCATATAAAAGCATTTGGACCAAAGATGGATCGCCGTTGATAGTGCTGACAAAACAATTGCAACAGGCACTGCAGCAAGTTGTAGACGAACCTGTGGAGATAGCTATGCGGTATGGTAACCCTACCATGAAAGCTGCATATGATAACCTGCTGAAGCGGGAGCCAGGGTTAGAAGAAGTGATAGCAATACCTATGTACCCTCACTACGCTATGAGTAGTTATGAAACAGCAGTAGAGCATGCAAAAGATGTACATGCAAAGCATAACTACGGTTTTAAACTCACGGTTGTAAAGCCTTATTACAACGAGGAGAATTACATAAATGCATTGGCAGAAAGTATACGACCATACCTGGAGCAGGATTATGACCAGGTATTGTTCAGCTACCATGGTGTGCCAGAAGCGCATGTAAAGAGTGGAGATATAACTGCCAAGCATTGCCTGAAGATGTATGCATGTTGCGAGGTGCCGTCTGCAGCACATAAATATTGCTACAGGCATCATTGCTTTACAACTACTAAATTGGTAGCAGAAAAACTTGGTATTCCTAAAGAGAAATATACCTACTCATTTCAATCGCGGTTGGGTAGGGCAGAATGGCTGAAGCCTTACACGGCTGTGCGTTTTGAAGAGCTGCCAAAAGAAGGCGTGAAAAAATTGCTTGTTGCATGTCCTGCTTTCATCAGCGATTGCCTTGAAACTTTAGAAGAAATAGCCGAAGAAGGAAAAGAAACTTTTCTTCATGCAGGTGGCGAGAGCTTCCAGATGATACCATGCCTTAATGTACACCCGCTATGGGTGCAGACGCTTAAGAACTACATTTCTGATATCAAATCAGGTTCTGAGAAGATGGTGCTGCAGGATACGCTGGAGACAAAAACAATTTAA
- a CDS encoding TonB-dependent receptor encodes MKIILLILFCTFSFFCEAQKLKGRVVCEGAPVAGISVLVEGQKKGAITNAQGEFDIEGVAPQTITLHYSGIGYQHKKLVFQADSLHTVLPEVELERMMGNMQEVVVTGTLKAVSKMDSPIPVEVYTPVLFKKNPSPNIFESLQMVNGVQPQLNCNVCNTGDIHINGMEGPYTMILIDGMPIVSSLSTVYGLSGIPNSMVKRVEIVKGPASTLYGSEAVGGLINIITKDPLTADKLKVDLSATSVGEYNADVNAKFNVQKSSSIIGVNYFNYWQRRDINNDNFTDVTLQNRVSLFNKWNFHRKENRLFTLAGRYIYENRWGGELQWNRSFRGSDSIYGESIYTNRYELIGNYQFSKNLYADVSYNYHLQDSYYGTTPYKALQHVAFAQLRYLKSINKHNILVGLPLRYTWYDDNSIATQKRGGVNMPAITYLPGLFVQDDWKVNEKLTLLAGLRYDHNNNHGSIFTPRLAFKYAPNRHNSLRMSAGNGYRVVNLFTEDHAALTGARDVVITSELKPEQSWNTNINYTSHINLNNGFIAVDASAFYTYFTNKIVGDFFTDRNKIIYDNLYGYAISKGLTLNIDAGFKQGLKVNAGVTYMDVYQVEEGQNGLPEKVPQLFAPKFSGTYAVSYTFPKAGIAIDWTGRVNGPMYLPVFPNDFRPAQSPLYCIMNLQLTKNFKQFEWYGGVKNLLDFVPSNPILHSDDPFNKPGGKYFDANGDSRPDTNPNGYTFDPTYNYAPIQGAKVFVGVRWILK; translated from the coding sequence ATGAAGATCATTCTACTCATACTCTTTTGCACGTTTTCCTTTTTTTGTGAAGCACAAAAACTAAAAGGTAGAGTAGTGTGTGAAGGAGCGCCCGTAGCCGGTATCTCCGTTTTAGTGGAAGGACAAAAAAAAGGAGCTATCACAAATGCACAAGGAGAATTTGATATAGAAGGTGTTGCCCCGCAGACCATCACACTTCATTATTCTGGTATTGGATACCAGCATAAAAAGCTTGTTTTTCAAGCGGATTCTTTGCATACAGTTTTACCCGAAGTGGAACTTGAAAGGATGATGGGCAACATGCAGGAAGTAGTGGTAACCGGAACTTTGAAAGCGGTTAGCAAAATGGACAGCCCGATCCCGGTAGAAGTGTACACGCCAGTATTATTCAAGAAAAATCCTTCACCAAATATTTTTGAAAGCCTGCAGATGGTGAACGGTGTGCAACCGCAGCTTAATTGCAATGTGTGCAACACTGGCGACATTCACATCAATGGTATGGAAGGTCCGTATACGATGATACTCATAGATGGGATGCCGATCGTCAGCAGCCTTTCTACCGTTTATGGTTTATCGGGTATACCCAATAGTATGGTGAAAAGAGTAGAGATAGTAAAAGGTCCCGCATCTACCTTGTATGGCAGCGAAGCAGTAGGTGGTTTGATCAATATTATCACTAAAGATCCATTGACAGCTGATAAACTAAAAGTGGATCTGTCTGCTACCAGTGTAGGTGAATACAATGCTGATGTGAATGCCAAATTCAATGTTCAAAAGTCATCATCTATCATTGGTGTCAACTACTTCAACTACTGGCAAAGACGTGATATCAACAATGATAATTTTACCGATGTAACACTGCAGAACCGGGTGTCGCTGTTTAATAAATGGAATTTCCACCGAAAGGAAAACCGGTTGTTTACATTGGCGGGCAGGTATATATACGAAAACCGTTGGGGAGGAGAGCTGCAGTGGAACAGGTCGTTTCGCGGATCGGACAGCATATATGGCGAGAGCATTTATACCAACAGGTACGAGCTGATAGGCAACTACCAGTTTAGTAAAAACCTGTATGCTGATGTATCGTACAACTACCACCTGCAGGATAGCTACTACGGCACTACACCTTATAAAGCACTGCAACATGTGGCTTTTGCACAACTGAGATATCTAAAATCCATCAATAAACACAATATCCTCGTCGGGCTGCCATTGCGTTATACATGGTACGATGATAATTCTATCGCTACTCAAAAACGTGGTGGTGTTAATATGCCTGCCATTACTTATTTACCTGGTTTGTTTGTACAAGATGATTGGAAGGTGAATGAAAAGCTGACGCTGCTGGCTGGCCTGCGGTACGATCATAACAATAACCACGGCAGCATTTTTACGCCACGACTTGCTTTCAAATATGCTCCTAATCGCCACAATAGCTTGCGTATGAGTGCGGGCAATGGTTACCGCGTCGTCAATCTTTTTACTGAAGATCACGCTGCCCTTACAGGAGCCCGCGATGTGGTGATCACTTCTGAACTAAAGCCGGAGCAAAGCTGGAACACCAACATAAACTACACCAGCCATATCAATCTCAACAATGGTTTCATAGCTGTGGACGCAAGTGCTTTTTATACCTATTTCACTAACAAGATTGTGGGCGATTTTTTTACTGACCGTAACAAGATCATTTACGATAACCTGTATGGTTATGCCATTTCTAAAGGATTGACGCTAAACATTGACGCAGGTTTCAAGCAGGGCCTGAAAGTGAATGCAGGTGTAACCTATATGGATGTTTACCAGGTGGAGGAGGGGCAAAATGGTTTACCAGAGAAAGTGCCGCAGCTTTTTGCGCCAAAGTTTTCCGGTACTTATGCTGTCAGTTATACTTTTCCTAAGGCGGGTATAGCCATCGATTGGACAGGAAGGGTGAATGGTCCCATGTATCTTCCGGTTTTTCCAAATGACTTTCGGCCTGCTCAGTCTCCGCTGTACTGCATAATGAACCTCCAGTTGACGAAAAATTTCAAGCAATTTGAATGGTATGGCGGAGTGAAGAACCTGCTGGACTTTGTGCCGTCAAATCCCATCCTGCATTCTGACGACCCTTTCAACAAACCAGGAGGTAAATATTTTGATGCAAATGGAGATTCTCGTCCAGATACCAATCCCAACGGCTATACTTTTGACCCCACCTATAATTATGCACCCATACAAGGCGCTAAAGTTTTTGTGGGCGTCAGGTGGATCTTGAAGTAA
- a CDS encoding YceI family protein, whose product MKRSFTTKMLALAVGLATLTFGYAQTPYHTQALDVKLSGTSTLHDWHMDAKQGTSDAAFVVEGDKLTSIAKLNFTLPVRNLKSESSGLDKNAYKAMNVEANPNIQFVLTASSITPAGGNNYNIKAVGKLTISGTTKDTELQATGTYNPADKSITVNGSKKMKMTDFNVKPPTVMMGTIKTGNDITISYNLKYTK is encoded by the coding sequence ATGAAACGTTCATTCACAACAAAAATGCTGGCACTTGCGGTCGGCCTGGCTACTCTCACTTTTGGATATGCACAAACACCATATCATACGCAAGCTTTGGATGTTAAGCTTAGCGGAACATCAACACTTCACGACTGGCATATGGATGCAAAGCAAGGAACAAGCGATGCTGCATTCGTGGTAGAAGGAGATAAACTGACCTCTATTGCAAAATTAAACTTCACCCTACCGGTAAGAAACCTGAAGAGCGAATCATCTGGCCTTGATAAGAATGCTTACAAAGCCATGAATGTAGAAGCAAATCCAAACATCCAGTTTGTACTTACTGCATCATCTATCACACCTGCAGGTGGAAATAACTACAACATCAAAGCAGTAGGAAAACTGACCATTTCTGGTACTACAAAAGATACTGAGCTGCAAGCCACCGGTACTTATAACCCTGCAGATAAATCAATAACCGTTAACGGTTCTAAGAAAATGAAGATGACCGACTTCAATGTTAAACCTCCTACAGTAATGATGGGTACCATTAAAACCGGCAACGATATCACTATCTCTTACAACCTGAAATACACCAAGTAA
- a CDS encoding AAA family ATPase, translated as MEAIIFCGIQAAGKTSFFIRRFIHTHLRISLDLLNTRNKERQMLQTCLDMQQRFVIDNTNATKAARANYITQAKERKFKVIGYYFTTGVLQAIERNKQRQGKHLVPEKGIWGTNKILEPPAYEEGFDELYTVKITDNDFVVQFLPKPVQPLL; from the coding sequence ATGGAAGCGATAATCTTCTGTGGCATACAGGCAGCAGGAAAAACGAGTTTTTTCATAAGAAGGTTTATTCATACCCACCTTAGAATATCGCTTGACCTGCTGAATACAAGGAATAAGGAAAGGCAAATGCTGCAAACTTGCCTTGATATGCAACAACGTTTTGTGATAGATAATACCAATGCTACCAAAGCCGCACGGGCTAACTATATAACACAGGCAAAAGAGCGGAAGTTTAAGGTAATCGGCTACTACTTTACCACAGGTGTATTGCAAGCCATTGAACGAAATAAACAGCGGCAAGGAAAACACCTGGTGCCGGAAAAAGGAATTTGGGGAACGAATAAGATATTAGAACCGCCGGCTTACGAAGAAGGTTTTGATGAACTGTACACGGTGAAAATAACTGATAATGATTTTGTCGTGCAATTTCTACCGAAGCCAGTGCAGCCATTGCTATAA
- a CDS encoding TonB-dependent receptor family protein, which yields MKHSFLALIAIGVISTAQSQDHNKIVEKDTITAQKYLADVTVVGRGSRSDYQQMPEVVGTSIYAGKKNALIVLDNVQGNVVNNTMRQVMSKVAGIHIWESDPSGIQIGIAARGLSPNRSWEFNVRQNGYDISADPFGYPEAYYNPQLQAVQRIEVVRGQGSLQYGAQFGGLVNYILRNGSEINKPFEFETQQNIGSNSLFNSYNAIGGKSGKVHYYGFFDHRNGEGWRQNSRFYTNAGFGTVTYQVNSRLSLTAELMRSNIRSQQPGGLTDSAFGADAQQSTRSRNWFDVTWTTPALIANYQISENARWNTKLFATIGDRNSVGFMQGANVADTINPATRQYNNRVLNIDKYRNYALESRVLADYNLGTMKNTFSGGIRMYTGATYRQADGRGTTGSNYDMTVIGDYPRDVTFTSQNAAAFVENIFRLSDKFLIIPGVRYEWLQGSASGRQGFAPNGSEINLQNITRSRSFVLGGIGAEYHVTKETEFYASYAQAYRPIQFANLQAPPTTDVVDPELKDARGYNMDLGYRGKINSWLKFDVSGFYLQYNNRVGTVTVSNPGGTPSSYRLITNVGASTSKGLESFVEFNAVRAFNGNTNFDLSTFVTYSYLDARYSGNHKDANTKGKKVENAPSNILRTGISAGYKNLLITGQLSYVGETYSDANNTAKPTANAQNGLIPSYNVIDLTATYKVSQALNVRAGINNLADARYFTRRAGGYPGPGVLPADGRTFFISVGAKL from the coding sequence ATGAAACATAGCTTTTTAGCACTGATTGCAATTGGAGTGATATCGACAGCACAATCGCAGGACCATAATAAAATTGTAGAGAAGGATACTATAACTGCTCAAAAATATTTGGCTGATGTAACAGTGGTAGGTCGCGGCAGCCGCAGCGACTACCAGCAAATGCCTGAAGTAGTTGGAACCAGCATCTACGCAGGAAAGAAAAATGCCCTTATTGTATTGGATAATGTACAAGGAAACGTGGTGAATAATACCATGCGCCAGGTAATGTCGAAAGTGGCGGGCATACACATTTGGGAAAGTGACCCAAGTGGTATACAGATAGGTATTGCGGCGCGTGGATTAAGCCCTAACCGTAGCTGGGAGTTCAATGTTCGCCAGAATGGATACGATATTTCTGCCGATCCTTTTGGATACCCGGAAGCATATTACAACCCACAATTGCAAGCGGTTCAGCGTATAGAAGTAGTGCGTGGACAAGGTTCATTGCAGTATGGAGCGCAATTCGGTGGATTGGTTAATTACATATTGCGCAATGGTAGCGAGATCAATAAGCCGTTTGAATTCGAAACGCAGCAAAACATTGGTAGCAACAGCCTTTTCAACTCGTATAATGCTATTGGTGGTAAATCAGGTAAAGTACATTATTATGGTTTCTTCGACCATCGCAATGGAGAAGGTTGGAGACAAAACAGTCGCTTTTATACCAATGCCGGTTTTGGAACAGTTACTTACCAGGTAAATTCAAGACTGTCTCTTACTGCAGAGTTGATGCGTTCTAACATCCGCAGCCAACAACCGGGTGGACTTACCGATAGTGCTTTTGGTGCAGATGCACAACAAAGCACCAGGAGCCGCAACTGGTTTGATGTAACATGGACAACTCCTGCGCTTATAGCCAATTACCAGATAAGCGAAAATGCCCGCTGGAATACTAAACTATTTGCCACCATTGGTGATCGTAATAGTGTAGGTTTTATGCAAGGTGCTAATGTGGCTGATACCATCAATCCAGCTACACGGCAATACAACAACCGTGTATTGAATATTGATAAATACCGCAACTATGCTTTAGAAAGCAGGGTGCTTGCTGATTACAACCTGGGTACAATGAAGAACACCTTTTCGGGCGGTATTCGTATGTATACCGGCGCTACTTACAGGCAAGCAGATGGCCGTGGCACTACAGGAAGCAATTATGATATGACCGTGATTGGTGATTATCCACGTGATGTAACCTTCACTTCTCAAAATGCTGCAGCATTCGTAGAAAATATCTTCAGGCTTTCAGATAAGTTCCTGATCATTCCAGGTGTACGCTACGAGTGGTTGCAAGGTTCTGCATCAGGCAGGCAAGGTTTTGCTCCAAATGGTTCAGAGATCAATCTGCAAAACATTACCCGCAGCAGGAGCTTTGTGCTGGGTGGCATAGGTGCTGAATACCATGTAACAAAAGAAACTGAATTCTACGCCAGCTATGCGCAGGCATATCGTCCTATCCAGTTTGCAAACCTGCAAGCGCCTCCTACTACCGATGTAGTGGATCCTGAGCTTAAAGACGCAAGAGGTTATAACATGGACCTGGGTTACCGCGGTAAAATAAACAGCTGGTTGAAGTTTGATGTAAGTGGTTTTTACCTGCAGTACAACAATCGCGTAGGAACGGTAACCGTTTCTAATCCGGGTGGCACACCTTCAAGCTATAGGTTGATCACCAATGTAGGTGCAAGCACCAGCAAGGGTTTGGAAAGCTTTGTAGAATTTAATGCAGTTCGTGCTTTTAATGGCAATACCAACTTCGACTTATCAACTTTTGTTACTTATAGTTATTTAGATGCTCGTTACAGTGGCAATCATAAAGACGCTAACACCAAAGGAAAGAAAGTTGAGAACGCACCATCTAACATCCTTCGTACGGGTATATCTGCTGGTTACAAAAACCTGTTGATCACCGGCCAGTTGAGCTATGTAGGTGAAACATATAGCGACGCTAATAATACAGCTAAGCCAACTGCTAATGCACAAAACGGGCTTATACCTTCGTACAATGTGATCGACCTGACCGCTACTTATAAAGTTAGCCAGGCACTGAACGTAAGAGCAGGTATTAACAACCTTGCTGATGCAAGATATTTCACACGCCGTGCAGGTGGTTATCCTGGTCCTGGTGTACTGCCAGCCGATGGAAGAACCTTCTTTATATCTGTAGGCGCCAAGTTGTAA